In Strix aluco isolate bStrAlu1 chromosome 22, bStrAlu1.hap1, whole genome shotgun sequence, a genomic segment contains:
- the PEX10 gene encoding peroxisome biogenesis factor 10, whose amino-acid sequence MAAAAGPAQLVRCGQKDELYRGGLRSAAGATLHGLAGAKKWLEWRKELELLSDVTYFVLTTLAGYQTLGEEYVNIVQVDSTKKRVPSFLRRAVFISLHTLVPYCLEKGLLHLEHELQIEADESRTSQSNPALGLSSRTLIRNWIQKQAGELTEQQKRRVLQIVYVLKQCIPLLHRLHLAVFYIRGTFYHLSKRIAGITYLHFGGLQGEDQSIRSSYKFLGIISLFHLLLTIGVQMYSFKQRQRARQEWKLHRNMAHQKNMTKGKTTGRHSRCTLCLEERRHTTATPCGHLFCWECITEWCNTRTECPLCREKFHPQKLIYLRHYQL is encoded by the exons atggcggcggcagcggggccggcgcAGCTGGTGCGGTGCGGGCAGAAGGACGAGCTGTACCGGGGGGGGCTGCGGAGCGCGGCCGGCGCCACGCTGCACGGGCTCGCGG GTGCCAAGAAGTGGCTGGAATGGAGGAAAGAGCTTGAACTGCTTTCGGATGTCACCTACTTCGTCCTCACCACTTTGGCAG GTTACCAGACTCTGGGTGAAGAGTATGTTAACATTGTACAAGTTGACTCCACCAAGAAAAGGGTGCCTTCTTTTCTTCGACGGGCTGTCTTCATTTCTCTTCACACCCTCGTGCCCTATTGCTTAGAAAAGGGATTGCTGCATCTGGAACACGAGTTGCAGATAGAAGCTGATGAGTCCAGAACATCACAGAGCAACCCAGCGCTCGGCTTATCCAGCAGGACCTTAATACGAAACTGGATACAGAAACAAGCTGGGGAGCTCACGGAACAGCAGAAGAGAAGAGTCTTACAGATTGTGTATGTCCTGAAACAATGCATACCTTTGCTTCATCGACTACATCTGGCAGTATTCTACATACGGGGCACTTTCTATCACCTGTCTAAAAGAATCGCAGGAATCACATAT CTGCATTTTGGAGGACTGCAAGGAGAAGATCAGAGTATTCGATCAAGTTACAAGTTTCTTGGAATAATTTCACTCTTCCATCTTCTTCTAACAATTGGTGTTCAGATGTACAGCTTCAAACAGAGGCAGAGAGCAAGGCAGGAATGGAAACTACACCGCAACATGGCTCACCAGAA AAATATGACCAAGGGTAAAACTACGGGGCGCCACTCCCGCTGCACTCTGTGTTTGGAAGAACGGAGACATACGACAGCCACCCCGTGCGGCCACCTGTTCTGCTGGGAGTGCATCACCGAGTGGTGCAACACCCGG acTGAATGTCCACTGTGCAGAGAGAAGTTTCATCCTCAGAAATTGATCTACCTACGTCACTATCAACTGTAA